Proteins encoded together in one Roseibacterium elongatum DSM 19469 window:
- the moaB gene encoding molybdenum cofactor biosynthesis protein B: MSRIDETKAFLPIRIAVLAVSDTRSLAEDKSGDVLVQRLTDAGHVLAARSILPDERARIADQLRAWCADPEIDVILTTGGTGLTGRDVTVEAHRDVYEKEIEAFATVFTLVSMNKIGTSAVQSRATGGVANGTYLFALPGSSGACKDAWDEILAYQLDYRHRPCNFVEILPRLDEHMRRK; this comes from the coding sequence ATGTCGCGCATCGACGAAACCAAAGCCTTCTTGCCGATCCGCATCGCCGTTCTGGCCGTGTCCGATACCCGCAGCCTGGCCGAGGACAAATCCGGCGACGTGCTTGTCCAGCGCCTGACCGATGCGGGGCATGTCCTGGCTGCGCGCAGCATTCTGCCCGACGAACGTGCCCGGATCGCGGATCAACTCCGCGCGTGGTGCGCCGACCCAGAGATCGACGTGATCTTGACAACGGGCGGCACCGGCCTGACCGGACGCGATGTCACGGTCGAGGCGCATCGCGACGTCTATGAAAAGGAAATCGAGGCCTTCGCCACGGTCTTCACCCTCGTGTCGATGAACAAGATCGGCACCTCGGCGGTGCAGTCGCGGGCGACAGGCGGGGTGGCGAACGGCACCTACCTGTTCGCGCTGCCCGGCTCGTCCGGGGCGTGCAAGGATGCCTGGGATGAAATCCTTGCCTATCAGCTGGATTACCGGCACCGGCCCTGCAATTTCGTCGAAATCCTGCCGCGGCTCGACGAGCATATGCGACGGAAATAA
- a CDS encoding uracil-DNA glycosylase — MDEMGYHESLALLDWQVELGADEAIQDRPVNRFEAPAEAPKPVSPAPLRSGPAPVSPIAAPPPPDPAEAVGAAVDLATRLAAQARDLPALQAAMAGFELCDLKRGARNLVFADGNPAARVMIVGEAPGRDEDRQGKPFVGRAGQLLDRMFDAIGLSRQAESGEAALYITNMLPWRPPQNRDPKPDELAMLLPFVRRHIDLADPEVVVLMGNWACQGLLGRRGITRLRGQWDEVQGRPALPMFHPAFLLRQPPEKAKAWADLLALNARRKGE, encoded by the coding sequence ATGGACGAAATGGGCTATCACGAGTCGCTGGCCCTGCTGGACTGGCAGGTAGAACTGGGCGCCGACGAGGCGATCCAGGACAGGCCCGTGAACCGTTTCGAGGCCCCGGCAGAAGCGCCGAAGCCGGTTTCCCCCGCCCCCCTCAGGAGCGGTCCGGCGCCGGTCAGCCCAATTGCCGCCCCGCCCCCACCCGACCCGGCCGAGGCGGTCGGGGCCGCGGTCGATCTGGCCACAAGGCTGGCCGCGCAGGCGCGGGACCTGCCCGCCTTGCAGGCCGCCATGGCGGGGTTCGAGCTGTGCGACCTCAAGCGCGGCGCGCGCAACCTTGTCTTTGCCGATGGCAATCCGGCGGCGCGCGTCATGATCGTGGGCGAGGCGCCCGGCCGTGACGAAGACCGGCAGGGCAAGCCGTTCGTCGGCCGGGCGGGCCAGTTGCTGGATCGCATGTTCGACGCCATCGGCCTTTCCCGGCAGGCCGAGAGCGGCGAGGCCGCCCTTTATATCACGAACATGTTGCCGTGGCGCCCGCCGCAGAACCGTGATCCCAAGCCGGACGAACTTGCGATGCTGTTGCCTTTTGTGCGGCGTCACATCGACCTTGCCGATCCCGAGGTGGTGGTGCTGATGGGCAACTGGGCCTGTCAGGGCCTGCTCGGGCGGCGGGGCATCACCCGGTTGCGCGGTCAATGGGACGAGGTGCAGGGGCGGCCGGCCTTGCCGATGTTCCATCCCGCGTTCCTGCTGCGCCAACCGCCCGAAAAGGCCAAGGCCTGGGCCGATCTTCTGGCGCTGAACGCCCGACGGAAGGGGGAATGA
- a CDS encoding aspartate carbamoyltransferase catalytic subunit — MSFRQQHLLGIAPLHPDEIRTILDLADSYAEAERADRGHARALEGLTQINMFFEASTRTQASFEIAGKRLGADVMNMAMQASSIKKGETLIDTAMTLNAMHPDLLVVRHPHSGAVDLLAQKVNGAVLNAGDGRHEHPTQALLDALTIRRKKGRLHRLNIAICGDIAHSRVARSNIHLLGKMENRLRLVGPATLMPAAARDWGVEVYDDMAEGLAGCDVVMMLRLQRERMDGAFIPSEREYYHRFGLDAEKLAHAKDDAIVMHPGPMNRGVEIDGLLADDINRSVIQEQVEMGVAVRMAAMDLLARNLRAARMEQGVMA; from the coding sequence ATGAGTTTTCGTCAACAGCACCTATTGGGGATCGCCCCGCTGCATCCCGACGAGATCAGAACGATCCTTGATCTCGCCGACAGCTATGCCGAGGCCGAACGCGCCGATCGCGGCCATGCCCGTGCGCTCGAGGGGCTGACCCAGATCAACATGTTCTTCGAGGCCTCGACCCGCACGCAGGCCAGTTTCGAGATCGCCGGCAAAAGGCTGGGCGCGGACGTAATGAACATGGCGATGCAGGCCAGTTCTATCAAAAAGGGCGAAACGCTGATCGACACGGCGATGACGCTGAACGCGATGCATCCCGACTTGCTGGTCGTGCGCCACCCGCATTCCGGCGCGGTGGATCTGCTGGCGCAAAAGGTCAACGGCGCGGTCCTGAACGCCGGCGATGGCCGTCACGAGCATCCGACACAGGCCCTGCTCGACGCGCTGACCATCCGCCGCAAGAAGGGCCGCCTGCACCGGTTGAACATCGCCATTTGCGGCGACATCGCCCATTCGCGCGTGGCGCGCTCGAACATTCACCTGCTGGGCAAGATGGAAAACCGCCTGCGTCTTGTCGGGCCGGCGACGCTGATGCCCGCGGCGGCGCGCGACTGGGGCGTCGAGGTCTATGACGACATGGCCGAAGGGCTGGCGGGCTGCGACGTGGTGATGATGCTGCGCTTGCAACGCGAGCGGATGGACGGGGCCTTCATCCCGTCCGAACGGGAATATTACCATCGGTTCGGCCTCGATGCCGAAAAGCTGGCCCATGCAAAGGATGATGCCATTGTGATGCATCCCGGCCCCATGAACCGGGGTGTCGAGATCGACGGCCTTCTGGCCGATGACATCAACCGCTCGGTCATTCAGGAACAGGTCGAAATGGGCGTGGCCGTACGCATGGCGGCAATGGATCTATTGGCCCGCAACCTGCGGGCGGCAAGAATGGAACAGGGGGTCATGGCATGA
- the pyrC gene encoding dihydroorotase: MSEQLLRNARLIDPEAGTETRGWLRLSAGRIVATGAGAAEGGIDCHGMCLAPGIVDVGVKVGEPGERHKEGFRSAGRAAAAGGVTTMVTRPDTLTPIDTPEVLEFVTRRAHDRTPIRVRPMAALTRARAGREMTEIGFLLDAGAVAFSDGDAVCEDTRVLSRCMTYARGLGALIVGHPQDPGLSGGAAVTGGKFAALRGLPAAPTMAERLGLERDLALVEMTGVAYHADQISTAVSLPALQRANAAGLDVTAGVSIHHLTLNELDVGDFRTFFKLKPPLRSEEDRLAMIGAVADGDIDIICSMHTPQDEESKRLPFEAAASGAVGLETLLPAAMRLYHAGHLSLPALFRAMSLNPARRFGLEGGRLSAGSLADLVLFDPDAPFILDRSTLRSKSKNTPFDLTRMEGRVHRTWVGGDTVFDLEALA; the protein is encoded by the coding sequence ATGAGCGAGCAACTGCTCAGAAACGCACGGCTGATCGACCCCGAGGCCGGGACCGAGACACGCGGTTGGCTGCGCCTGTCGGCCGGTCGCATCGTGGCCACCGGCGCAGGGGCGGCGGAGGGCGGCATCGACTGCCACGGGATGTGCCTTGCGCCCGGCATCGTCGATGTCGGCGTCAAGGTCGGCGAACCCGGCGAACGCCACAAGGAAGGGTTCCGCAGCGCCGGACGTGCCGCGGCTGCCGGGGGTGTCACGACGATGGTGACCCGGCCCGACACCCTGACACCCATCGACACCCCCGAAGTACTGGAATTCGTGACCCGCCGCGCGCATGACCGGACGCCGATCAGGGTGCGCCCGATGGCGGCGCTGACCCGCGCCCGCGCGGGGCGCGAGATGACCGAGATCGGGTTTCTGCTGGATGCCGGCGCGGTGGCCTTTTCCGATGGCGATGCGGTTTGCGAAGACACCCGTGTGCTGTCGCGCTGCATGACCTATGCGCGCGGCTTGGGGGCGCTGATAGTGGGCCATCCGCAGGATCCGGGCCTGAGCGGGGGCGCGGCCGTGACTGGGGGCAAGTTCGCCGCGCTGCGCGGGCTGCCCGCCGCGCCGACCATGGCCGAACGCCTGGGGCTGGAGCGTGACCTCGCGCTGGTCGAAATGACCGGTGTCGCCTATCACGCGGACCAGATCTCGACGGCGGTGTCGCTGCCGGCCCTGCAACGTGCGAACGCGGCGGGGCTGGACGTGACGGCGGGCGTTTCGATCCATCACCTGACATTGAACGAACTGGATGTGGGCGATTTCCGCACCTTCTTCAAACTCAAGCCGCCGCTTCGCTCCGAGGAGGATCGCCTCGCCATGATCGGTGCCGTGGCAGACGGCGATATCGACATCATCTGTTCCATGCATACCCCGCAGGACGAAGAGTCAAAGCGCCTGCCGTTCGAGGCCGCAGCCTCGGGCGCGGTCGGTCTGGAAACCCTGCTGCCGGCGGCCATGCGGCTCTATCATGCGGGCCATCTGAGCCTGCCGGCCCTGTTTCGCGCCATGTCGCTGAACCCCGCCCGTCGCTTCGGGCTTGAGGGCGGGCGCCTGTCGGCCGGGTCGCTGGCCGATCTGGTCCTGTTCGACCCGGATGCGCCCTTCATCCTCGACCGTTCGACCCTGCGGTCGAAATCGAAAAACACCCCCTTCGACCTGACCCGGATGGAGGGGCGCGTCCACCGCACATGGGTGGGCGGCGACACCGTATTCGACCTGGAGGCGCTGGCATGA
- the plsY gene encoding glycerol-3-phosphate 1-O-acyltransferase PlsY, which yields MPALETPVLLLGVVAVAAYLLGSVPFGIVMARLFGLGDLRKIGSGNIGATNVLRTGNKLAAFLTLVLDAGKGAIAVLIARALLAEDAAQIAGFAAFFGHCFPILLRFAGGKGVATFIGTLLALAWPVGLAACATWLLVAAVFRYSSLAALVAAVASPVLAYLLGHGEMSLLCILLAGLILIRHHENIARLRAGTESRIGRKST from the coding sequence ATCCCGGCATTGGAAACCCCCGTCCTGCTGCTGGGTGTGGTGGCCGTGGCGGCCTATCTGCTCGGGTCCGTTCCCTTCGGCATCGTGATGGCGCGTCTCTTCGGGCTTGGCGATCTGCGCAAGATCGGGTCGGGCAATATCGGCGCTACGAACGTGCTGCGCACCGGCAATAAACTGGCCGCGTTCCTGACACTGGTGCTGGACGCGGGCAAAGGCGCCATCGCGGTGCTGATCGCCCGCGCCCTCCTGGCCGAGGATGCCGCGCAAATCGCCGGGTTCGCGGCGTTCTTCGGGCATTGCTTTCCGATCTTACTGCGCTTTGCGGGCGGCAAGGGGGTGGCGACCTTCATCGGCACCCTTCTGGCCCTCGCCTGGCCCGTGGGGCTTGCGGCCTGTGCCACATGGCTTTTGGTGGCCGCGGTCTTTCGCTACTCGTCGCTGGCCGCCCTGGTGGCGGCGGTTGCCTCGCCCGTCCTGGCCTACCTGCTGGGGCATGGCGAGATGTCGCTTCTATGCATCTTGTTGGCGGGGCTGATCCTGATCCGTCATCACGAAAATATCGCCCGTCTCAGGGCTGGAACCGAATCGCGCATCGGCAGAAAGTCGACGTGA
- a CDS encoding DUF805 domain-containing protein: MDFQTAVRTVLGKYAVFTGRAQRSEFWWFALFNFIASAVLQILDRALFGWMVNGQDVGVLAPIYALAVLLPSLAVGARRLHDTDRSGWWLLLGLIPVLGALVLIWFFIQKGTAGTNQFGPDPLPDHGEGAAH, translated from the coding sequence ATGGATTTTCAGACAGCCGTCCGCACCGTTCTTGGCAAATACGCGGTCTTCACCGGACGGGCGCAGAGATCGGAATTCTGGTGGTTCGCCCTGTTCAATTTCATCGCCTCTGCAGTGCTGCAGATCCTTGACCGGGCCCTGTTCGGATGGATGGTGAATGGGCAGGATGTCGGCGTCCTGGCGCCCATCTACGCGCTTGCGGTTCTGTTGCCCAGCCTTGCCGTTGGCGCCCGGCGGCTGCACGATACCGACCGCAGCGGCTGGTGGCTGCTGCTTGGGTTGATCCCGGTATTGGGCGCGCTGGTGCTGATCTGGTTCTTCATCCAGAAGGGCACGGCGGGCACGAACCAGTTCGGACCCGATCCCCTGCCGGACCATGGCGAGGGCGCCGCGCACTGA
- a CDS encoding DUF805 domain-containing protein, giving the protein MGPLTAVGRCYANTLNFSGRARRAEYWWFALFLFIAGTAIQFGLGVYFARDPAFALALSDPAMAQMWLTRGNDMLYVAAWAYAGYLLFAWLPQLSVTVRRLHDTNRSGWYILMPTLVTILSVFAAILLGPMLGGVEAALPLILMAATAPLLSMIWFLVVLCLPGTQGNNRFGPDPAPERPRNPPAHPAFARTLPDEVKTAVQARNRSEFQEYYRTRVAPAIQQNKTARQSAAPQ; this is encoded by the coding sequence ATGGGCCCATTGACTGCCGTAGGAAGATGCTACGCCAACACGCTCAACTTCAGCGGTCGGGCACGGCGCGCCGAGTACTGGTGGTTTGCCCTGTTCCTGTTCATCGCGGGAACGGCGATCCAGTTCGGCCTGGGCGTCTATTTTGCGCGCGATCCCGCCTTTGCGCTGGCACTGTCCGATCCTGCGATGGCGCAGATGTGGCTGACCCGTGGGAATGACATGCTGTATGTCGCGGCCTGGGCCTATGCCGGCTACCTGCTGTTCGCCTGGTTGCCGCAACTGTCCGTCACGGTGCGGCGCCTGCATGACACCAATCGCAGCGGCTGGTACATTCTGATGCCGACGCTGGTGACCATCCTCTCGGTTTTTGCCGCGATCCTGCTTGGCCCGATGCTGGGCGGGGTCGAGGCCGCGCTGCCCCTGATCCTGATGGCGGCCACCGCCCCCCTTCTGTCGATGATCTGGTTCCTGGTCGTGCTGTGCCTGCCCGGCACCCAAGGCAACAACCGCTTTGGCCCCGACCCGGCACCCGAAAGGCCGCGTAACCCGCCGGCGCATCCGGCCTTCGCCCGCACCCTGCCAGACGAGGTGAAAACGGCGGTGCAGGCGCGCAACCGCTCTGAATTTCAGGAATACTATCGCACCCGCGTCGCGCCGGCGATCCAGCAGAACAAGACCGCCCGCCAGTCAGCCGCGCCTCAATAG
- a CDS encoding glutamate--cysteine ligase, whose translation MSIPQSGGGPIERHEQLAEYLASGCKPKQDWRIGTEHEKFGYTQDTHAPLPYDGPRSIKAMLEGLRDRFGWSPILEGDNIIGLELDGANISLEPGGQLELSGAPLETIHQTCDEVNEHLREVRAVADDLDIGFIGLGAAPIWRHEDMPMMPKGRYRLMTDYMDRVGTLGKTMMYRTCTVQVNLDFASEADMVQKLRVALALQPVATALFANSPFIDGQPNGHKSWRSRVWRDLDADRTGTLPFVFEDGFGFEAWVDYALDVPMYFVYRDGRYIDALGQSFRDFLRGELPALPGEVPTLSDWADHLTTIFPEARIKKFIEMRGADGGPWRRLCALPALWVGLTYDQSALDAAWDLVKGWDAETREALRVAASVEALDAQVGDIKMHDLAREVLAIAEDGLKARARPGAGGLVPDETHFLSALKDSVETGQVPADELLALYHGAWNGDLDRIYGEFSY comes from the coding sequence ATGTCCATTCCCCAATCAGGCGGCGGTCCGATCGAACGCCACGAACAACTGGCTGAATACCTGGCGTCGGGGTGCAAGCCCAAGCAGGACTGGCGCATCGGAACCGAGCACGAAAAGTTCGGCTATACCCAGGATACGCACGCGCCGCTGCCCTATGACGGTCCACGCTCGATCAAGGCGATGCTCGAAGGTCTGCGCGACCGGTTCGGCTGGTCCCCGATCCTCGAAGGCGACAACATCATCGGGCTGGAACTTGATGGTGCGAATATCAGCCTGGAACCGGGCGGGCAGTTGGAACTGTCCGGCGCGCCGCTTGAAACCATCCATCAGACCTGTGACGAGGTGAACGAGCATCTGCGCGAGGTGCGCGCCGTTGCCGACGACCTCGATATCGGCTTCATCGGGCTTGGGGCCGCGCCGATCTGGCGTCACGAGGACATGCCCATGATGCCCAAGGGGCGATATCGCCTGATGACGGATTACATGGACCGCGTCGGCACCCTTGGAAAGACCATGATGTACCGGACCTGCACCGTGCAGGTGAACCTCGACTTCGCGTCCGAGGCCGACATGGTGCAAAAGCTGCGCGTGGCGCTGGCGCTGCAGCCTGTGGCCACCGCGCTGTTTGCCAATTCACCCTTCATCGACGGGCAACCCAACGGTCACAAGTCATGGCGCAGCCGCGTCTGGCGCGACCTCGATGCCGATCGTACCGGCACGCTGCCCTTTGTCTTCGAAGACGGGTTCGGGTTCGAAGCTTGGGTCGATTACGCGCTCGATGTGCCGATGTATTTCGTCTATCGCGACGGCAGGTATATCGACGCGCTCGGGCAATCCTTCCGCGACTTCCTGCGCGGCGAATTGCCGGCTCTGCCGGGTGAAGTACCGACGCTCAGCGACTGGGCCGACCACTTGACCACGATCTTCCCCGAGGCGCGGATCAAGAAGTTCATCGAGATGCGCGGCGCCGATGGCGGCCCGTGGCGGCGGCTTTGTGCGCTGCCCGCCCTTTGGGTCGGTTTGACCTATGACCAATCCGCGCTGGATGCCGCCTGGGATCTGGTCAAGGGCTGGGATGCCGAAACGCGCGAGGCGCTGCGCGTCGCGGCCTCGGTCGAGGCCCTGGATGCGCAGGTGGGCGACATCAAGATGCATGACCTCGCACGCGAGGTTCTGGCCATCGCGGAGGACGGCCTGAAGGCGCGGGCCCGTCCCGGTGCCGGCGGCCTGGTTCCGGACGAGACGCATTTCCTGTCTGCCCTGAAGGACAGTGTCGAAACCGGCCAAGTGCCCGCGGACGAGTTGCTGGCCCTCTATCATGGCGCGTGGAATGGCGATCTCGACCGGATTTACGGCGAATTCAGCTATTGA
- a CDS encoding 16S rRNA (uracil(1498)-N(3))-methyltransferase — MSRPKIRLFVDHPLGRGQTVPLSREQANYLFNVMRLSEGAEVALFNGQDGEWRAVVVQAGKRSGALDCVTQTAPQQAPPDLWLLFAPIKKARTDFIVEKAAELGAARICPVQTDHTNAERIRQDRLQAHAVEAAEQCLGTYVPPVDDLRKLSEVLADWPEDRHLIFADESLVGAKDALSAAPDAAKWAILIGPEGGFSPAERDRLRSLPFVTSISLGPRILRADTAAAAALTLWQAERGDWR, encoded by the coding sequence ATGTCGCGTCCCAAGATACGTCTCTTTGTAGATCACCCACTGGGCCGGGGGCAAACGGTCCCCCTGTCGCGGGAACAGGCCAACTATCTGTTCAATGTCATGCGCCTTTCGGAAGGGGCTGAGGTGGCGCTGTTCAACGGTCAGGATGGGGAATGGCGCGCCGTCGTGGTGCAGGCGGGCAAACGCAGCGGCGCATTGGACTGCGTCACGCAAACCGCGCCCCAGCAGGCGCCGCCGGACCTTTGGCTGCTCTTTGCCCCGATCAAGAAGGCGCGCACCGATTTCATCGTCGAAAAGGCCGCCGAACTGGGTGCGGCCCGCATCTGCCCGGTTCAAACCGACCACACCAATGCCGAGCGTATCCGCCAGGATCGCCTTCAGGCCCATGCGGTCGAAGCGGCCGAGCAATGTCTCGGCACCTATGTGCCGCCCGTCGATGACCTGCGAAAACTGTCCGAGGTTCTGGCCGACTGGCCCGAAGATCGACATCTGATTTTCGCCGACGAATCCCTCGTCGGTGCGAAAGACGCCCTGAGCGCCGCACCCGATGCCGCGAAATGGGCGATCCTGATCGGGCCCGAAGGGGGATTTTCCCCGGCCGAGCGTGACCGTTTGCGCAGTCTGCCCTTCGTGACCTCGATATCACTCGGCCCGCGGATCCTGCGCGCCGACACGGCGGCGGCTGCAGCGCTGACCCTGTGGCAGGCCGAGCGGGGGGATTGGCGATGA
- the ubiA gene encoding 4-hydroxybenzoate octaprenyltransferase, whose translation MSEAQETPEGQVADAVRGNWVDNLAPAPARPYLRLSRADRPIGTWLLLLPCWWGVMLAAAADPAGPNWFDLWIVLGCAIGAFLMRGAGCTWNDITDRDFDAAVARTKSRPIPSGQVTPKMAFAWLVAQSLIAFLILVTFNANAILLGLLSLLPVAVYPFAKRFTWWPQVFLGLAFNWGALLAWTAHTGSLGLPAILLYLGGIAWTLFYDTIYAHQDKEDDALIGVKSTARLFGDRTRGWLRGFLVATVVLMMAAALVALVPGGDILSLVIAIAGVWAMGWHMAWQLQRLDIDDGDRCLMLFRSNRDTGLLPALFFAVAALV comes from the coding sequence ATGAGCGAGGCGCAGGAAACGCCAGAGGGGCAAGTGGCCGATGCGGTCCGCGGAAACTGGGTCGACAATCTGGCGCCCGCGCCGGCGCGGCCCTATCTGCGGCTCAGCCGGGCCGACCGGCCTATCGGGACATGGCTGCTCTTGCTGCCCTGCTGGTGGGGTGTGATGCTGGCCGCAGCTGCCGATCCGGCGGGGCCGAACTGGTTCGATCTGTGGATCGTCCTGGGCTGTGCCATCGGCGCCTTTTTGATGCGCGGGGCCGGCTGCACCTGGAACGACATCACAGACCGCGATTTCGACGCCGCCGTCGCAAGGACGAAATCGCGGCCGATCCCGTCGGGGCAAGTCACGCCGAAAATGGCCTTTGCCTGGCTGGTGGCGCAGTCCTTGATCGCCTTCCTGATCCTTGTGACCTTCAATGCGAACGCGATCCTTTTGGGTCTCCTGTCGCTGTTGCCGGTCGCCGTCTACCCGTTTGCCAAGCGCTTTACATGGTGGCCGCAGGTCTTTCTGGGGCTGGCGTTCAACTGGGGCGCGCTGCTGGCCTGGACGGCGCATACAGGCAGTTTGGGTCTGCCGGCCATCCTGCTTTATCTGGGCGGCATCGCCTGGACACTGTTCTACGACACGATCTACGCCCATCAGGACAAGGAAGACGATGCCCTGATCGGCGTGAAGTCCACCGCGCGCCTCTTCGGCGATCGCACGCGGGGGTGGTTGCGCGGATTCCTTGTGGCCACGGTCGTGTTGATGATGGCGGCCGCGCTGGTGGCGCTCGTGCCCGGCGGTGATATCCTGTCGCTGGTGATCGCGATTGCCGGGGTCTGGGCCATGGGCTGGCACATGGCCTGGCAACTGCAGCGCCTTGACATCGACGACGGCGACAGGTGCCTGATGCTGTTCCGCTCGAACCGCGACACCGGGCTGTTGCCTGCGCTGTTTTTTGCCGTTGCGGCCCTCGTCTGA
- a CDS encoding OmpA family protein: MAPPPTEADAFRAVSRAGAIVDADRVVNRLEIAVADTATAPRFSLDMLRNGDGIQLIGLVPASTGRDAVVSAISEVAEGTDVTDMVEAADYPAPESWGAALDYGLRALQQLPRSKVTIFADRVEVEAISENAEQRAAFLAALERNQPEDIEIILDISAPRPVITPFALRVVRDTDGTRFETCAADTQEALERIVDAGRAAGVTGDIDCTIGLGVPSPRWAAAVVRGLESLSELEAGTLTFSDADVTLVGAAGMAQDTFDRLVGELDADLPPVFSLQGVLPDTRTEAGVGPSRLFANLDAENGVTLRGRLPEGAIGRSVQAFAIATFGRDRTDLATRDVADLPQGWSIRAMAGLRALAELHEGQLTLEPDTLRLSGRTGDPELISALTRQLSEDLGPGADFQLDVAYDEELDPIAALPTAEECVAQIQAVQDDAKIIFDPGSVEINEASGAILDQIAEILPNCLHIRMEIGGHTDSQGREEMNLNLSQSRADAVLNGLLARGVLISNLTAQGYGESQPIASNETEEGRERNRRIEFRLLAAGTEDTTAANGADDAAADDDASDYPFEFRPRPRPDAIAEAAEQEQEE, encoded by the coding sequence ATGGCACCGCCCCCGACCGAAGCCGACGCATTTCGCGCCGTAAGCCGCGCGGGTGCCATCGTGGATGCGGATCGCGTGGTCAACCGCCTGGAAATCGCCGTTGCCGACACGGCCACCGCTCCGCGTTTCTCGCTGGACATGCTGCGCAATGGCGACGGGATCCAATTGATCGGTCTGGTCCCGGCCAGCACGGGGCGCGACGCCGTTGTCAGCGCCATTTCAGAGGTCGCCGAAGGCACCGATGTCACGGATATGGTCGAGGCCGCCGATTACCCCGCGCCGGAAAGCTGGGGCGCCGCACTGGACTATGGGCTGCGGGCGCTGCAGCAATTGCCCCGGTCGAAGGTCACGATCTTCGCCGACCGCGTCGAGGTCGAAGCGATCAGCGAAAATGCCGAACAGCGGGCCGCGTTTCTTGCCGCGCTCGAACGGAACCAACCCGAAGATATCGAGATCATCCTCGATATCTCGGCCCCGCGCCCCGTTATCACCCCGTTTGCGCTGCGCGTGGTGCGCGATACCGATGGCACCCGCTTTGAAACATGCGCCGCCGACACGCAGGAGGCGCTGGAGCGTATCGTTGACGCCGGCCGGGCTGCGGGCGTCACCGGCGATATCGACTGCACGATCGGCCTTGGCGTGCCATCCCCCCGTTGGGCAGCGGCCGTCGTGCGCGGTCTGGAAAGCCTGTCGGAACTCGAGGCCGGAACCCTGACCTTTTCCGATGCCGATGTGACCCTCGTCGGCGCGGCCGGCATGGCGCAGGACACGTTCGACCGGCTTGTCGGCGAGCTGGATGCTGACCTGCCCCCGGTCTTTTCGCTGCAAGGCGTCTTGCCGGACACACGCACCGAGGCGGGGGTCGGACCGTCGCGCCTGTTTGCAAACCTCGACGCCGAAAACGGCGTGACCTTGCGCGGACGCCTTCCCGAAGGCGCGATCGGACGCTCGGTTCAGGCCTTCGCCATTGCCACATTCGGCCGGGACCGCACCGATCTTGCGACGCGCGACGTCGCCGACCTGCCGCAAGGGTGGTCGATCCGGGCCATGGCCGGCCTGCGTGCCCTGGCCGAATTGCACGAGGGCCAATTGACGCTGGAACCCGACACGCTGCGCCTGTCGGGGCGCACCGGCGATCCCGAGTTGATCTCGGCGCTGACGCGGCAACTGTCGGAAGACCTCGGCCCCGGCGCCGATTTCCAGCTCGATGTCGCCTATGACGAAGAGCTTGATCCGATCGCCGCCTTGCCCACCGCCGAGGAATGCGTGGCGCAGATCCAGGCGGTTCAGGACGACGCCAAGATCATTTTCGATCCGGGCTCGGTCGAGATCAACGAAGCCTCGGGCGCGATCCTCGATCAGATCGCCGAGATCCTGCCGAACTGCCTGCACATCCGCATGGAAATCGGCGGCCATACCGACAGCCAGGGACGCGAGGAAATGAACCTGAACCTCAGTCAATCCCGCGCCGATGCCGTTTTGAACGGGCTGCTGGCGCGCGGCGTGCTGATTTCGAACCTGACTGCCCAGGGCTATGGGGAAAGCCAGCCCATCGCCTCGAACGAGACCGAGGAGGGGCGCGAACGGAACCGCCGGATCGAGTTCCGCCTGCTGGCCGCCGGGACCGAGGACACCACGGCAGCGAACGGTGCCGACGACGCGGCCGCGGACGATGACGCCAGCGACTATCCGTTCGAGTTCAGGCCAAGGCCCCGCCCGGACGCCATCGCCGAGGCCGCCGAACAGGAACAAGAGGAGTAA
- a CDS encoding molybdenum cofactor biosynthesis protein MoaE, which translates to MNVNAGVRVQSDSFDMGAVLNAFAAAMSARNAGAVVSFSGLTRDIATGDLDAMEIEHYPGMTEKALAKIRDEAIERFNLSDAMILHRYGRMGPGEPIMMVATAARHRADAFQGAEFLMDYLKSRAPFWKKEITATGAVWVAARDEDEDALSRW; encoded by the coding sequence CTGAACGTGAACGCGGGCGTTCGGGTGCAATCCGATAGCTTCGACATGGGGGCCGTGCTGAACGCCTTTGCCGCCGCCATGTCTGCCCGCAATGCCGGTGCGGTCGTCAGTTTTTCCGGGCTAACGCGCGATATCGCCACCGGCGATCTCGACGCGATGGAGATCGAGCATTACCCCGGCATGACCGAAAAGGCGCTGGCCAAGATCCGCGATGAGGCCATCGAACGCTTCAATCTGTCGGATGCGATGATCCTGCACCGGTATGGACGGATGGGGCCGGGTGAGCCGATCATGATGGTGGCCACGGCCGCGCGTCATCGGGCCGACGCGTTTCAGGGGGCGGAATTCCTGATGGATTACCTGAAGTCCCGCGCGCCGTTCTGGAAGAAGGAAATCACCGCGACCGGGGCGGTTTGGGTCGCCGCACGGGACGAGGATGAAGACGCGCTCAGCCGCTGGTGA